The Primulina eburnea isolate SZY01 chromosome 6, ASM2296580v1, whole genome shotgun sequence genome contains a region encoding:
- the LOC140834772 gene encoding WRKY transcription factor 6-like isoform X1 gives MGKGWGLTIENPDQAAFLGSQAAKHTLEANHLIPRIDRRQVGLIMFPVDSSCKEEQATSSSGADQRLELGELDFFSEKRRPVNDCGPFVKKEDSNADVDVSIRSITTGLQLVTGKIGSDQSTVDDGICFDAEDKRAKYEVAQLQIELDRTNAENHRLRGMLTESCNSYTSLQMHLDALMQHQQNSTAPNSQKHVHEIADRNSEEKKQENRGVLMAPRQFSDLSPGAVNKLASEVYSNSTSEEKPRSGSPHVTELLARSKRIGREESPESEDWAPNKVPKLYPPKLDQSNEATMRKARVSVRARSEAPMIPDGCQWRKYGQKMAKGNPCPRAYYRCTMAVGCPVRKQIQRCAADQTILVTTYEGTHNHPLPPTAMAMASTTSAAADMLLSGSMPSSDMLMNPNFLARNMVPCSSNVATISASAPFPTITLDLTQSPNSMQLQRPQALFQIPFPIPPHQNITSMPTPPIPQILGQVMYNESKFSGLQMSKDGQSRQHPQLHPVGNHPLFEDTLSATTAAIAADPNFTTALAAAISSIIGGTSHPNNSKGNANTSASHKTNSLHGK, from the exons ATGGGGAAAGGATGGGGTCTTACCATCGAAAATCCTGATCAAGCAGCGTTTTTAGGGAGCCAGGCTGCCAAACATACTTTAGAAGCCAACCATCTAATCCCGAGGATCGATCGTCGACAGGTCGGTTTGATTATGTTTCCTGTTGATTCCAGTTGTAAGGAAGAACAAGCTACGTCTTCGTCCGGTGCGGATCAGCGGTTGGAGTTGGGTGAATTGGACTTCTTCTCTGAGAAGAGAAGGCCTGTTAATGACTGCGGTCCTTTCGTGAAGAAGGAAGATTCAAATGCGGACGTGGATGTTAGCATACGTTCAATTACT ACTGGTTTGCAACTTGTGACCGGAAAAATTGGAAGTGATCAATCTACGGTGGATGATGGGATATGTTTTGACGCAGAAGATAAACGAGCCAAATATGAG GTAGCACAGCTTCAAATCGAGCTCGACAGAACGAACGCTGAAAATCACAGGTTACGAGGGATGCTTACTGAAAGTTGTAACAGTTACACCAGCCTGCAGATGCATCTTGACGCGTTGATGCAACACCAACAAAATTCGACAGCTCCGAACTCACAGAAACACGTACACGAG ATTGCTGACAGAAATTCTGAAGAGAAGAAACAAGAAAATAGAGGGGTGCTGATGGCTCCTAGACAGTTCTCAGACCTGTCCCCTGGTGCCGTCAACAAATTAGCCAGTGAGGTATATTCTAACTCAACATCAGAGGAAAAACCTCGGTCAGGATCCCCACACGTCACGGAACTATTGGCGAGGAGCAAGAGGATTGGCCGGGAGGAGAGCCCGGAATCGGAAGACTGGGCTCCGAACAAGGTTCCCAAGTTATATCCCCCCAAGCTTGATCAGTCCAATGAGGCCACTATGAGGAAAGCTCGTGTCTCAGTTCGAGCACGATCCGAAGCTCCTATG ATTCCAGATGGATGTCAATGGAGAAAGTATGGGCAGAAGATGGCTAAGGGGAATCCATGTCCACGAGCATACTATAGGTGCACCATGGCAGTCGGTTGTCCAGTACGCAAACAA ATCCAGAGGTGCGCTGCAGACCAAACAATCTTGGTCACAACCTACGAGGGAACACATAACCACCCACTGCCACCCACCGCCATGGCCATGGCCTCCACCACATCAGCGGCGGCGGACATGCTTCTCTCAGGCTCCATGCCAAGCTCCGACATGTTGATGAACCCAAATTTTCTAGCAAGAAACATGGTTCCATGCTCATCGAATGTGGCTACAATCTCCGCTTCTGCTCCATTTCCAACAATCACACTTGACCTCACACAATCTCCAAACTCAATGCAATTGCAAAGACCACAAGCGCTATTCCAGATCCCATTTCCGATTCCTCCCCATCAAAACATCACCTCCATGCCGACTCCGCCGATTCCTCAGATATTAGGCCAAGTCATGTACAATGAGTCCAAGTTTTCGGGTCTCCAAATGTCTAAAGACGGTCAATCGCGGCAGCATCCACAACTTCATCCTGTGGGGAATCACCCATTATTCGAGGACACCCTCAGCGCCACAACGGCGGCAATCGCAGCCGATCCCAACTTCACCACCGCTCTTGCTGCCGCCATCTCCTCAATCATCGGTGGAACATCTCACCCAAATAACTCTAAAGGCAACGCAAATACCTCTGCCAGCCACAAAACAAATAGTTTACATGGAAAATAA
- the LOC140834772 gene encoding WRKY transcription factor 6-like isoform X2, protein MGKGWGLTIENPDQAAFLGSQAAKHTLEANHLIPRIDRRQVGLIMFPVDSSCKEEQATSSSGADQRLELGELDFFSEKRRPVNDCGPFVKKEDSNADVDTGLQLVTGKIGSDQSTVDDGICFDAEDKRAKYEVAQLQIELDRTNAENHRLRGMLTESCNSYTSLQMHLDALMQHQQNSTAPNSQKHVHEIADRNSEEKKQENRGVLMAPRQFSDLSPGAVNKLASEVYSNSTSEEKPRSGSPHVTELLARSKRIGREESPESEDWAPNKVPKLYPPKLDQSNEATMRKARVSVRARSEAPMIPDGCQWRKYGQKMAKGNPCPRAYYRCTMAVGCPVRKQIQRCAADQTILVTTYEGTHNHPLPPTAMAMASTTSAAADMLLSGSMPSSDMLMNPNFLARNMVPCSSNVATISASAPFPTITLDLTQSPNSMQLQRPQALFQIPFPIPPHQNITSMPTPPIPQILGQVMYNESKFSGLQMSKDGQSRQHPQLHPVGNHPLFEDTLSATTAAIAADPNFTTALAAAISSIIGGTSHPNNSKGNANTSASHKTNSLHGK, encoded by the exons ATGGGGAAAGGATGGGGTCTTACCATCGAAAATCCTGATCAAGCAGCGTTTTTAGGGAGCCAGGCTGCCAAACATACTTTAGAAGCCAACCATCTAATCCCGAGGATCGATCGTCGACAGGTCGGTTTGATTATGTTTCCTGTTGATTCCAGTTGTAAGGAAGAACAAGCTACGTCTTCGTCCGGTGCGGATCAGCGGTTGGAGTTGGGTGAATTGGACTTCTTCTCTGAGAAGAGAAGGCCTGTTAATGACTGCGGTCCTTTCGTGAAGAAGGAAGATTCAAATGCGGACGTGGAT ACTGGTTTGCAACTTGTGACCGGAAAAATTGGAAGTGATCAATCTACGGTGGATGATGGGATATGTTTTGACGCAGAAGATAAACGAGCCAAATATGAG GTAGCACAGCTTCAAATCGAGCTCGACAGAACGAACGCTGAAAATCACAGGTTACGAGGGATGCTTACTGAAAGTTGTAACAGTTACACCAGCCTGCAGATGCATCTTGACGCGTTGATGCAACACCAACAAAATTCGACAGCTCCGAACTCACAGAAACACGTACACGAG ATTGCTGACAGAAATTCTGAAGAGAAGAAACAAGAAAATAGAGGGGTGCTGATGGCTCCTAGACAGTTCTCAGACCTGTCCCCTGGTGCCGTCAACAAATTAGCCAGTGAGGTATATTCTAACTCAACATCAGAGGAAAAACCTCGGTCAGGATCCCCACACGTCACGGAACTATTGGCGAGGAGCAAGAGGATTGGCCGGGAGGAGAGCCCGGAATCGGAAGACTGGGCTCCGAACAAGGTTCCCAAGTTATATCCCCCCAAGCTTGATCAGTCCAATGAGGCCACTATGAGGAAAGCTCGTGTCTCAGTTCGAGCACGATCCGAAGCTCCTATG ATTCCAGATGGATGTCAATGGAGAAAGTATGGGCAGAAGATGGCTAAGGGGAATCCATGTCCACGAGCATACTATAGGTGCACCATGGCAGTCGGTTGTCCAGTACGCAAACAA ATCCAGAGGTGCGCTGCAGACCAAACAATCTTGGTCACAACCTACGAGGGAACACATAACCACCCACTGCCACCCACCGCCATGGCCATGGCCTCCACCACATCAGCGGCGGCGGACATGCTTCTCTCAGGCTCCATGCCAAGCTCCGACATGTTGATGAACCCAAATTTTCTAGCAAGAAACATGGTTCCATGCTCATCGAATGTGGCTACAATCTCCGCTTCTGCTCCATTTCCAACAATCACACTTGACCTCACACAATCTCCAAACTCAATGCAATTGCAAAGACCACAAGCGCTATTCCAGATCCCATTTCCGATTCCTCCCCATCAAAACATCACCTCCATGCCGACTCCGCCGATTCCTCAGATATTAGGCCAAGTCATGTACAATGAGTCCAAGTTTTCGGGTCTCCAAATGTCTAAAGACGGTCAATCGCGGCAGCATCCACAACTTCATCCTGTGGGGAATCACCCATTATTCGAGGACACCCTCAGCGCCACAACGGCGGCAATCGCAGCCGATCCCAACTTCACCACCGCTCTTGCTGCCGCCATCTCCTCAATCATCGGTGGAACATCTCACCCAAATAACTCTAAAGGCAACGCAAATACCTCTGCCAGCCACAAAACAAATAGTTTACATGGAAAATAA
- the LOC140834772 gene encoding WRKY transcription factor 6-like isoform X3, whose amino-acid sequence MGKGWGLTIENPDQAAFLGSQAAKHTLEANHLIPRIDRRQTGLQLVTGKIGSDQSTVDDGICFDAEDKRAKYEVAQLQIELDRTNAENHRLRGMLTESCNSYTSLQMHLDALMQHQQNSTAPNSQKHVHEIADRNSEEKKQENRGVLMAPRQFSDLSPGAVNKLASEVYSNSTSEEKPRSGSPHVTELLARSKRIGREESPESEDWAPNKVPKLYPPKLDQSNEATMRKARVSVRARSEAPMIPDGCQWRKYGQKMAKGNPCPRAYYRCTMAVGCPVRKQIQRCAADQTILVTTYEGTHNHPLPPTAMAMASTTSAAADMLLSGSMPSSDMLMNPNFLARNMVPCSSNVATISASAPFPTITLDLTQSPNSMQLQRPQALFQIPFPIPPHQNITSMPTPPIPQILGQVMYNESKFSGLQMSKDGQSRQHPQLHPVGNHPLFEDTLSATTAAIAADPNFTTALAAAISSIIGGTSHPNNSKGNANTSASHKTNSLHGK is encoded by the exons ATGGGGAAAGGATGGGGTCTTACCATCGAAAATCCTGATCAAGCAGCGTTTTTAGGGAGCCAGGCTGCCAAACATACTTTAGAAGCCAACCATCTAATCCCGAGGATCGATCGTCGACAG ACTGGTTTGCAACTTGTGACCGGAAAAATTGGAAGTGATCAATCTACGGTGGATGATGGGATATGTTTTGACGCAGAAGATAAACGAGCCAAATATGAG GTAGCACAGCTTCAAATCGAGCTCGACAGAACGAACGCTGAAAATCACAGGTTACGAGGGATGCTTACTGAAAGTTGTAACAGTTACACCAGCCTGCAGATGCATCTTGACGCGTTGATGCAACACCAACAAAATTCGACAGCTCCGAACTCACAGAAACACGTACACGAG ATTGCTGACAGAAATTCTGAAGAGAAGAAACAAGAAAATAGAGGGGTGCTGATGGCTCCTAGACAGTTCTCAGACCTGTCCCCTGGTGCCGTCAACAAATTAGCCAGTGAGGTATATTCTAACTCAACATCAGAGGAAAAACCTCGGTCAGGATCCCCACACGTCACGGAACTATTGGCGAGGAGCAAGAGGATTGGCCGGGAGGAGAGCCCGGAATCGGAAGACTGGGCTCCGAACAAGGTTCCCAAGTTATATCCCCCCAAGCTTGATCAGTCCAATGAGGCCACTATGAGGAAAGCTCGTGTCTCAGTTCGAGCACGATCCGAAGCTCCTATG ATTCCAGATGGATGTCAATGGAGAAAGTATGGGCAGAAGATGGCTAAGGGGAATCCATGTCCACGAGCATACTATAGGTGCACCATGGCAGTCGGTTGTCCAGTACGCAAACAA ATCCAGAGGTGCGCTGCAGACCAAACAATCTTGGTCACAACCTACGAGGGAACACATAACCACCCACTGCCACCCACCGCCATGGCCATGGCCTCCACCACATCAGCGGCGGCGGACATGCTTCTCTCAGGCTCCATGCCAAGCTCCGACATGTTGATGAACCCAAATTTTCTAGCAAGAAACATGGTTCCATGCTCATCGAATGTGGCTACAATCTCCGCTTCTGCTCCATTTCCAACAATCACACTTGACCTCACACAATCTCCAAACTCAATGCAATTGCAAAGACCACAAGCGCTATTCCAGATCCCATTTCCGATTCCTCCCCATCAAAACATCACCTCCATGCCGACTCCGCCGATTCCTCAGATATTAGGCCAAGTCATGTACAATGAGTCCAAGTTTTCGGGTCTCCAAATGTCTAAAGACGGTCAATCGCGGCAGCATCCACAACTTCATCCTGTGGGGAATCACCCATTATTCGAGGACACCCTCAGCGCCACAACGGCGGCAATCGCAGCCGATCCCAACTTCACCACCGCTCTTGCTGCCGCCATCTCCTCAATCATCGGTGGAACATCTCACCCAAATAACTCTAAAGGCAACGCAAATACCTCTGCCAGCCACAAAACAAATAGTTTACATGGAAAATAA
- the LOC140834773 gene encoding aspartic proteinase-like, translating to MGMIFKALASTLLLSSFLISLAFSASNDGLVRIGLKKLKVDQNNALPTHLESKEGEGLKASIRNYNFRGRLRGDADTDIVGLKNYLDAQYYGEIGIGTPPQKFTVIFDTGSSNLWVPSKKCYFSVACYFHAKYKAGESSSYKKNGKSAAIHYGTGAISGFFSEDHVKVGDLVVEGQEFIEATREPGVTFLAAKFDGILGLGFKEISVGDATPVWYNMVEQGLVKEPVFSFWLNRNVEEGEGGELVFGGVDPNHYKGERTYVPVTQKGYWQFDMGDVLINGEESGYCSGGCSAIADSGTSLFAGPTTVVTMINHAIGATGVVSQECKAVVEQYGQTIMDLLMSEAQPKKICSQVGLCTFDGRHGVSAGIESVVDEKNGISSGLHDAMCSTCEMAVVWMQNQLRQNQTQDRILNYVNELCERLPSPMGESAVECGSISSMPNVSFTIGGKVFDLSPKEYILKVGEGAAAQCISGFTGLDVPPPRGPLWILGDMFMGRYHTVFDYGNLRVGFAEAA from the exons ATGGGAATGATATTTAAAGCTCTAGCCTCCACCTTGTTGCTTTCAAGCTTCTTGATCTCTCTTGCCTTTTCTGCATCGAATGATGGGTTGGTCAGAATTGGACTCAAGAAGCTGAAGGTGGATCAAAACAATGCGCTTCCTACTCATCTTGAGtccaaagaaggggagggattgaaAGCTTCGATAAGGAATTACAATTTCCGAGGTAGGCTCAGGGGTGATGCAGACACCGATATTGTAGGACTGAAGAACTACTTGGATGCTCAGTACTATGGAGAGATCGGAATTGGCACTCCTCCACAGAAATTCACCGTGATTTTTGACACTGGTAGCTCTAATCTATGGGTGCCATCCAAAAAATGCTATTTTTCT GTTGCATGTTACTTCCATGCCAAATACAAGGCAGGAGAGTCGAGTTCTTACAAAAAGAatg GAAAATCCGCTGCAATACATTATGGGACAGGAGCTATATCGGGATTCTTTAGCGAGGATCACGTCAAAGTTGGGGACCTAGTTGTCGAGGGCCAG GAATTCATTGAGGCAACACGAGAACCTGGTGTTACGTTTTTGGCAGCAAAGTTTGATGGCATATTGGGACTTGGTTTCAAAGAGATCTCAGTTGGAGATGCTACCCCAGTATG GTACAACATGGTTGAACAAGGTCTTGTCAAGGAACCCGTGTTCTCATTTTGGCTTAACCGTAATGTGGAGGAAGGAGAGGGGGGTGAACTTGTTTTTGGTGGAGTCGATCCTAATCATTACAAGGGTGAACGCACGTATGTTCCAGTGACCCAAAAAGGCTATTGGCAG TTTGACATGGGTGATGTTCTCATTAATGGTGAAGAGAGTG GTTACTGCAGTGGTGGATGTTCTGCTATCGCAGACTCTGGGACTTCTCTCTTTGCAGGTCCAACT ACGGTGGTCACCATGATTAATCATGCTATTGGAGCTACTGGAGTTGTCAGCCAAGAATGCAAGGCTGTGGTTGAACAATATGGGCAGACAATTATGGATTTGCTTATGTCAGAG GCACAACCAAAGAAGATTTGTTCCCAAGTTGGTCTATGCACTTTTGATGGACGTCATGGTGTTAG TGCTGGCATTGAGAGTGTAGTAGATGAGAAAAATGGCATATCATCTGGTTTGCATGATGCTATGTGTTCTACATGTGAAATGGCCGTTGTTTGGATGCAAAATCAACTGAGGCAGAATCAGACACAAGATCGCATCTTGAACTATGTCAATGAG CTTTGTGAACGGCTTCCTAGTCCAATGGGAGAATCAGCTGTTGAGTGTGGAAGCATTTCTTCTATGCCTAATGTTTCCTTCACAATCGGTGGAAAAGTTTTTGATCTGTCCCCAAAAGAG TACATACTCAAAGTCGGGGAAGGCGCTGCAGCACAGTGCATCAGTGGTTTCACTGGTTTAGATGTTCCCCCGCCTCGTGGGCCTCTTTG GATCTTGGGAGATATGTTTATGGGTCGATACCACACTGTGTTTGATTATGGAAACCTGAGAGTCGGATTCGCTGAAGCGGCTTGA